The following proteins are encoded in a genomic region of Sneathiella marina:
- a CDS encoding DMT family transporter, whose protein sequence is MKNKDLALILLVNFLWASNFLAAKIGMEEFPPLFFTALRFSMVIVVMVPFISIPHGYWRKLLIVGLMMGVLHYSLMFWGLSIAPDISPVAIVNQTFVPFSALMAVIFLKERLGWRRWTAIVMAFAGVMVIGFDPIIFSSFLSPALVAIASFFLSVNLVIVRTMPGIGALNLTFWTATIAFIPILGLSFIFESGQISALQSAGWEEWSAVAFSAIGATVIGHGLGNYLIKFYPVSTIAPYYLLVPVFAIILGVVFWGDQITLELVIGGAMVMGGVTIITFRSNQRRAVEGINGG, encoded by the coding sequence TTGAAAAACAAAGATCTTGCGCTTATTCTGCTTGTCAATTTTCTATGGGCATCTAATTTTTTAGCAGCCAAAATCGGTATGGAGGAATTTCCGCCGTTATTTTTTACGGCGCTGAGATTCTCCATGGTGATCGTTGTTATGGTGCCGTTTATCTCAATCCCCCATGGATATTGGCGCAAGCTGCTGATTGTTGGCTTGATGATGGGTGTCTTGCATTACTCCCTTATGTTTTGGGGGTTATCTATTGCACCGGATATTTCGCCGGTGGCAATTGTAAACCAGACTTTCGTACCTTTTTCAGCATTGATGGCCGTAATTTTTCTTAAAGAACGGCTGGGCTGGCGACGGTGGACAGCCATTGTTATGGCTTTTGCAGGCGTGATGGTTATTGGTTTCGATCCGATCATATTCAGCAGTTTTTTGTCGCCTGCATTGGTGGCAATAGCGTCGTTTTTCCTATCCGTCAATTTAGTCATTGTTCGAACAATGCCGGGTATTGGTGCACTTAACTTAACGTTTTGGACAGCGACAATTGCTTTTATTCCGATACTGGGCCTATCGTTTATTTTTGAGTCAGGGCAAATAAGCGCGCTTCAGTCTGCGGGCTGGGAAGAATGGTCGGCAGTCGCCTTTTCTGCCATTGGGGCAACAGTTATCGGTCATGGTCTTGGAAATTATCTGATAAAATTCTATCCTGTGAGTACGATTGCACCCTATTATCTTCTGGTTCCGGTATTCGCCATAATTCTCGGTGTCGTGTTCTGGGGAGATCAGATCACTTTGGAATTAGTAATTGGCGGGGCAATGGTTATGGGCGGCGTAACAATTATTACTTTTCGCTCCAATCAAAGGCGGGCTGTAGAGGGTATTAACGGTGGTTGA
- a CDS encoding MFS transporter, whose protein sequence is MNRLQKWRTPEIMLMTVAAGWSVGFAVWMALLNNFAVDAAAFSGREIGILQSLREIPGFLAFTVIFVLLIIAEQRLLMISLLIFGIGVAITGFFPYEYGLYFTTVLMSIGFHYGEAIKQSLTLQLISKEHTPLALGRQISAQAFAALIAYGVIFLGTKLLDLDYAVIYAVGGAITVFITLGAWAFFPQFKVAVPQSKKIILRKRYWLYYTLTFLAGARRQIFIVFAGFMMVEKFGYDVATVTLLYLVNHAINIFLAPRIGRLVAHWGERKALVFEYSGLVLIFAAYAFVQNATMAAGLYILDHLFFAFAIGIKSYFQKIADPKDMAATAGVSFTINHIAAVVIPVLFGLLWLISPASVFLAGAGMALLSLIISLNIPRHPCEGNEVIKGPRFDNAGNVIHANP, encoded by the coding sequence ATGAATAGATTACAAAAATGGCGCACACCGGAAATCATGTTGATGACGGTCGCAGCCGGCTGGTCCGTCGGTTTTGCCGTTTGGATGGCGCTGCTCAATAACTTTGCTGTCGACGCAGCAGCATTTTCCGGCCGCGAGATCGGTATATTACAATCGCTCAGGGAAATACCTGGGTTCCTTGCCTTTACAGTGATCTTTGTCTTGCTGATCATTGCCGAGCAAAGATTGCTGATGATCTCGCTGTTGATTTTTGGGATCGGCGTCGCGATAACCGGCTTCTTTCCATACGAATATGGCCTCTATTTCACAACTGTCCTCATGTCTATCGGCTTTCATTACGGAGAAGCGATAAAGCAATCACTTACCTTGCAACTCATCTCCAAGGAACACACACCGCTTGCGCTTGGGCGGCAAATATCTGCACAGGCTTTTGCTGCGCTCATCGCGTATGGCGTGATTTTCCTCGGAACCAAATTACTAGATCTGGATTACGCTGTTATTTACGCCGTTGGTGGCGCGATCACTGTATTCATTACTTTGGGGGCTTGGGCCTTCTTTCCACAATTTAAGGTCGCCGTGCCACAATCAAAGAAAATCATCCTGCGTAAACGCTATTGGCTGTATTACACCCTCACTTTTTTGGCCGGAGCCCGGCGGCAAATCTTTATTGTCTTCGCAGGTTTTATGATGGTCGAAAAATTCGGATATGATGTCGCGACGGTCACCCTCCTGTATTTGGTCAATCACGCCATCAATATATTCCTGGCGCCTCGCATCGGGCGTCTCGTCGCCCATTGGGGCGAGCGAAAAGCCCTTGTGTTCGAATATTCCGGACTAGTCCTGATCTTTGCGGCATACGCTTTTGTTCAGAACGCAACAATGGCTGCCGGCCTGTATATTCTTGATCATTTGTTTTTCGCATTTGCAATTGGAATTAAAAGCTACTTCCAGAAAATCGCCGACCCGAAAGATATGGCGGCAACCGCTGGCGTGAGTTTTACAATCAATCACATAGCCGCTGTTGTAATACCGGTTCTTTTCGGTCTTTTATGGCTTATATCCCCGGCCAGTGTGTTTTTGGCTGGTGCTGGTATGGCGCTACTTTCATTGATAATTTCACTGAACATTCCCCGCCATCCTTGCGAGGGGAATGAAGTAATCAAGGGGCCGAGATTTGACAACGCGGGAAATGTAATTCACGCAAATCCTTAA
- the ccoG gene encoding cytochrome c oxidase accessory protein CcoG, with translation MVESAVENVDVRPVNKKENRALFERREKIQPKKARGDFRRLKWIIMAVTLTIYYVTPWIRWDRGEGAPDQAVLVDFARERFYFFLIELWPQEVYYITGLLIIAAVSLFLVTALFGRAWCGYSCPQTVWTDLFIFVERLIEGDRNARLKLDKAPMSMSKLTKRVTKHAIWLLIGVLTGGAWVFYFADAPTLLVDLFTLEAAVIAYASVATLTATTYVFGGLMREQVCTYMCPWPRIQGAMVGDESLTVTYHGARGEPRGPHKKGQSWENRGHCIDCNQCVAVCPMGIDIRDGLQMECITCALCIDACNDVMDKIDLPRGLISYDTYAGQFDGNPEKKLKVRLIRPRTIAYGAILAFVGAIMLFTLLNRSILDVNVIRDRNPLFVTLSDGSIRNGYTVKILNKLHEVRKYHVEVTGSAGLQSWFQKEGPKDHTMIVTVPGDSVSSVKLFVSIPAANLKSKSTDLDVTVVDRETGETDTQNTSFKGPEK, from the coding sequence TTGGTTGAGAGCGCCGTAGAGAATGTAGATGTCCGTCCGGTCAATAAAAAAGAAAACCGGGCGCTTTTTGAAAGACGCGAGAAGATCCAGCCGAAAAAGGCACGGGGTGATTTTCGGCGATTGAAATGGATCATCATGGCGGTGACCCTGACGATCTACTATGTCACGCCATGGATCCGTTGGGATCGCGGGGAGGGCGCGCCGGATCAGGCCGTGCTGGTGGATTTCGCGCGGGAACGTTTCTATTTTTTTCTTATCGAGCTTTGGCCGCAAGAAGTGTATTACATCACCGGCCTTCTTATCATAGCTGCCGTGTCCCTGTTCTTGGTGACGGCTCTGTTCGGGAGAGCGTGGTGCGGATACTCCTGTCCGCAAACAGTCTGGACGGATTTGTTCATTTTCGTTGAGCGCTTAATCGAAGGGGATCGTAACGCTCGGCTAAAGCTCGACAAGGCGCCAATGTCGATGTCGAAACTGACAAAGCGTGTCACCAAGCATGCCATATGGCTATTGATTGGCGTCCTTACCGGGGGTGCCTGGGTGTTTTACTTTGCAGATGCACCGACGCTACTTGTCGATCTCTTCACCCTAGAAGCCGCTGTAATTGCTTACGCCAGTGTCGCGACACTGACAGCAACAACATATGTTTTTGGCGGCCTGATGCGGGAGCAAGTCTGTACCTATATGTGTCCGTGGCCCCGAATTCAGGGCGCTATGGTCGGGGACGAGTCCTTAACAGTGACATATCACGGGGCGCGAGGAGAGCCGCGTGGCCCGCACAAAAAAGGGCAGTCATGGGAAAATAGGGGCCATTGTATCGATTGTAATCAATGTGTCGCAGTTTGCCCGATGGGGATTGATATCCGTGATGGATTGCAAATGGAATGCATTACCTGCGCACTTTGTATCGATGCCTGTAACGATGTTATGGATAAAATTGACTTGCCAAGAGGCTTGATAAGTTACGATACATATGCCGGGCAATTTGACGGAAACCCGGAAAAAAAGCTTAAAGTACGTCTTATACGGCCCAGAACCATCGCTTATGGCGCGATTTTGGCTTTTGTTGGTGCAATTATGTTGTTTACGCTATTGAACCGCTCAATTCTTGATGTCAACGTCATACGAGATAGGAACCCGTTATTTGTGACACTGTCGGATGGATCCATAAGAAACGGATATACGGTCAAGATTCTCAATAAACTACACGAGGTGCGGAAGTATCATGTGGAAGTTACAGGCTCTGCGGGTTTGCAGAGCTGGTTCCAAAAAGAAGGCCCGAAAGATCACACAATGATTGTTACCGTTCCGGGCGATTCCGTATCTAGTGTGAAGTTGTTTGTCTCGATACCAGCGGCTAATCTGAAAAGTAAAAGTACGGATCTGGATGTTACGGTCGTAGATCGTGAAACCGGTGAAACGGACACGCAGAATACAAGCTTCAAAGGGCCGGAGAAATGA
- a CDS encoding heavy metal translocating P-type ATPase, translating into MGRLALKDTENPLMPRAHDIGADCCAGGATALAEIGTNQESYRDFVDSDPTAFVTHDQDGNAMLYLLVENMHCANCIKNIEETLHSNPAVIDARVNFSTRRLFVRWHEEKTVAGDLLRPVISMGYPLTPYNPDLIQAASAAEDRQLLKALAVAGFAAANVMLLSVSVWAGFFSDDMGEATRSFLHWISAMIALPAVAYAGQPFFKSALGALRNGRLNMDVPISLAVLLAAAMSLSETIQGGEHTYFDASVTLLFFLLIGRYLDRAARNKARSAAERLLLLKSVAATIVNSDGTRQTIPADAVMPGHLVQVAVGERLPVDGIVSSGRSELDISMVTGESLPVFVKTGDDAFAGTMNLQGPLDITATKTGDNTLLGDIVRLMEASEQGRAKYVRLADRIAEIYAPAVHILAALTFAGWWFFGANWQIALLQAVAVLIITCPCALGLAVPVVQVVASGRLLGKGILVKSADGLERLAQIDTIVFDKTGTLTEGRLELQNQAEISEENLNLAATIAQVSRHPLAMAISRHRQVNAAKALDVQELPGEGLRAIIDGTEVKLGNRFWTGAAKIADLEEGIGPELWLAVSGKDPVQFRFLDQVRSGARETIQKLTMQGYAVEVISGDRPAVVEQIAVELGIENWKAQQKPEDKVARLAALKESGRKVVMIGDGLNDAPALAAAHVSISPSSASDISQTAADFVFQGRTLTAVLETLKVAKTAHRLVVQNFALAFLYNAIAVPLAVAGFVTPLFAAIAMSASSLAVCLNSMRLRLERNREAR; encoded by the coding sequence ATGGGTAGATTAGCGCTCAAAGACACAGAAAATCCGTTGATGCCACGTGCGCATGACATCGGCGCGGACTGTTGTGCGGGTGGCGCAACAGCCCTTGCCGAAATAGGGACTAACCAGGAAAGTTATCGCGATTTCGTTGATTCAGATCCAACGGCTTTTGTGACCCATGATCAGGATGGCAACGCAATGCTGTATTTGCTTGTCGAAAACATGCATTGCGCCAATTGTATCAAGAACATCGAGGAGACCCTGCACTCAAACCCCGCGGTTATTGACGCGCGGGTTAATTTTTCCACCCGGCGGCTTTTTGTCCGTTGGCACGAAGAAAAAACGGTTGCAGGTGACTTGCTACGTCCTGTCATCTCCATGGGATACCCGCTTACGCCTTACAATCCGGACCTCATTCAGGCAGCGTCAGCGGCGGAAGACCGGCAACTTTTGAAAGCGCTGGCAGTCGCGGGGTTCGCGGCGGCGAATGTTATGCTGTTATCTGTCTCCGTTTGGGCTGGTTTTTTCTCAGATGATATGGGGGAAGCTACACGGAGTTTTCTGCATTGGATTTCCGCAATGATTGCCTTACCTGCAGTTGCATATGCGGGGCAGCCCTTCTTTAAATCTGCCTTGGGGGCGCTGCGGAATGGTCGACTCAATATGGATGTGCCGATTTCCCTGGCTGTTTTACTTGCGGCCGCAATGAGTCTTTCGGAAACCATCCAGGGCGGAGAGCATACATATTTCGATGCCTCTGTAACTTTGCTTTTTTTCTTGCTCATTGGGCGGTATTTGGATCGCGCAGCCCGGAATAAAGCAAGATCGGCTGCGGAACGACTTTTATTACTAAAATCAGTTGCGGCTACCATCGTCAATTCGGATGGAACGCGCCAAACCATTCCAGCAGATGCGGTAATGCCCGGGCATTTAGTGCAGGTTGCAGTCGGCGAACGGCTGCCGGTTGACGGGATTGTTTCTTCCGGCCGATCAGAATTGGATATCAGTATGGTTACCGGCGAGAGCCTTCCGGTATTTGTAAAAACGGGTGACGACGCATTTGCCGGAACCATGAATTTGCAGGGTCCACTTGATATTACGGCGACCAAAACAGGCGATAATACTTTGCTTGGCGATATTGTCCGGCTTATGGAAGCGTCGGAGCAAGGACGGGCTAAATATGTACGGCTAGCTGATCGTATCGCCGAAATATATGCGCCAGCTGTTCACATACTGGCAGCGTTGACCTTCGCAGGGTGGTGGTTTTTTGGTGCGAACTGGCAGATTGCCCTTCTTCAGGCTGTTGCGGTCCTGATTATAACATGCCCTTGTGCTTTGGGATTGGCGGTTCCCGTGGTTCAGGTCGTCGCCAGTGGTCGCTTGCTTGGCAAGGGCATATTGGTCAAATCAGCGGACGGGTTGGAGCGCCTTGCCCAAATTGACACGATTGTATTTGATAAGACGGGAACACTTACGGAGGGTCGGCTGGAACTTCAGAACCAAGCTGAGATATCCGAAGAGAATCTGAATTTGGCGGCAACTATCGCGCAGGTAAGCCGTCATCCATTGGCAATGGCAATCAGTCGCCACAGACAAGTAAACGCCGCGAAGGCGCTTGACGTCCAGGAACTGCCGGGTGAGGGTTTGCGGGCGATTATTGACGGCACCGAAGTTAAACTCGGGAATAGATTCTGGACCGGGGCGGCTAAAATCGCCGATCTGGAAGAGGGCATCGGTCCCGAGCTGTGGCTGGCCGTCTCCGGCAAAGACCCTGTACAGTTTCGATTTTTGGACCAGGTGAGGTCCGGCGCACGTGAGACCATTCAGAAGCTGACGATGCAGGGGTATGCAGTCGAAGTCATTTCCGGTGATAGGCCGGCTGTTGTGGAACAAATTGCCGTTGAACTGGGGATTGAAAACTGGAAGGCGCAACAGAAACCGGAAGACAAGGTTGCCCGGCTCGCCGCCTTAAAAGAGAGCGGCCGCAAAGTTGTTATGATCGGGGATGGGTTAAATGATGCTCCGGCGTTGGCGGCAGCACATGTCTCCATTTCCCCGTCATCAGCGTCGGATATAAGCCAGACCGCAGCCGACTTTGTTTTTCAGGGGAGAACCCTAACCGCTGTTTTGGAAACGCTAAAAGTCGCGAAAACTGCTCACAGGCTTGTTGTGCAGAATTTCGCGCTTGCCTTTTTGTATAATGCCATTGCCGTTCCGTTGGCTGTCGCAGGTTTTGTTACGCCATTATTTGCGGCAATCGCAATGTCAGCATCTTCACTTGCGGTATGTCTGAATTCCATGAGACTGAGGCTTGAACGCAACAGAGAAGCAAGATGA
- a CDS encoding cation:proton antiporter has product MTALISLLFVTFFVFFDPSFAFAAATEMPPLVYDIGISIFIASILAIVFVRLKIPSIAAFLLSGILIGPIGLRLITHPENIDTIAELGFILLLFMIGMEIDLRRMLRSGKMIIITGFLQYPISVLFGFVVVKGLLWLGLSTGLNGTYDALYFGIFIAGSSTLLVIKLFQEKYELDTEPGRIALGILVFQDFWAIIVIIMQPTFSNPELVPALMSCLGIVILSILSYSLAKSLVPIVFRWLAKEPQLILVGAIGWCFTIVFIGGGLDYVGVYIFGQNSVMSVATGMSALIAGMTIATLPYSREIVAKVGIVRDFFITLFFVGLGMSIPPITGISVVVIAIALAFFALLSRQLIFFPLLYFTGGDQRHAEVASIRLAQLSEFGLVIAYLGSQYGHISDEFASAIIFGFIITALLTPPLYKHAYDIHRFIAPFLQKLGFKEPAESLEETDKEYDLVLLGFHRVASSLLHEIAKHKPELVSRILVIDFNVQLHAAIRKLGANVRYGDLSNDDTLMHAGIDRAKVVVATIPDDILRGTSNQKLVQTVRNMNKSAIVIANAEELSSAKDVYASGADYVYMGRINTARSLEEIITRTMEGSIKDYRQEQEELYGPHHERSEILK; this is encoded by the coding sequence TTGACCGCCTTAATTTCATTACTTTTCGTAACTTTTTTTGTATTTTTTGACCCTTCTTTTGCCTTTGCTGCCGCAACCGAGATGCCCCCGCTTGTTTATGACATTGGCATCAGTATTTTTATTGCGAGTATTCTGGCCATTGTCTTTGTGCGTCTTAAAATCCCCAGTATTGCAGCTTTTCTTCTGAGCGGAATATTAATCGGGCCTATTGGCTTAAGACTGATCACACATCCTGAGAATATAGACACAATCGCAGAGCTCGGGTTTATCCTGCTTCTTTTCATGATCGGTATGGAAATTGATTTACGCCGGATGCTTCGCAGCGGAAAAATGATCATCATAACGGGCTTTTTGCAATATCCAATCAGCGTATTGTTTGGTTTTGTCGTTGTTAAGGGCCTTCTCTGGCTTGGACTGTCAACGGGTCTAAACGGTACTTATGATGCTCTGTATTTTGGCATCTTTATCGCTGGCTCTTCAACTCTTCTGGTTATCAAACTGTTTCAGGAAAAATATGAACTGGATACGGAGCCCGGCCGGATTGCTCTGGGTATTCTGGTATTTCAGGATTTCTGGGCGATCATTGTGATTATCATGCAACCGACATTTAGTAATCCAGAACTTGTTCCGGCGCTGATGTCCTGTCTTGGGATCGTCATATTAAGCATCCTTTCCTATAGTTTGGCTAAAAGCCTGGTGCCCATAGTGTTCAGGTGGCTAGCGAAGGAGCCACAACTTATTCTTGTTGGCGCGATCGGCTGGTGCTTTACCATTGTTTTTATTGGCGGTGGGCTGGATTATGTTGGTGTTTATATATTTGGCCAAAATTCGGTCATGTCCGTCGCAACAGGCATGAGCGCATTGATCGCTGGCATGACTATCGCGACGCTGCCATACAGCCGGGAAATAGTCGCAAAGGTCGGAATAGTCAGGGATTTCTTTATAACACTGTTTTTTGTCGGCCTGGGCATGAGTATCCCGCCTATAACCGGAATTAGTGTCGTTGTAATTGCCATTGCTTTGGCATTTTTTGCTCTACTGAGCCGTCAATTGATCTTCTTTCCCTTGCTTTATTTTACCGGCGGAGATCAGCGGCATGCGGAAGTGGCTTCGATACGGTTGGCGCAGTTATCGGAGTTTGGGTTGGTCATCGCATATCTCGGATCGCAATACGGGCATATTTCGGACGAATTTGCCAGTGCAATAATTTTCGGATTTATTATTACGGCCTTACTGACACCACCTCTTTATAAACATGCGTATGATATTCATCGCTTTATTGCGCCATTTTTGCAAAAGCTGGGATTCAAGGAACCGGCCGAGAGCCTTGAGGAAACGGACAAAGAATATGATCTGGTTCTGCTTGGTTTTCACCGTGTAGCCTCTTCCTTGCTCCATGAGATCGCAAAGCACAAACCTGAACTGGTCTCCCGTATTCTGGTAATAGATTTTAATGTTCAGCTTCATGCGGCTATTCGTAAATTGGGCGCAAATGTTCGTTACGGTGATTTGTCCAATGATGACACTTTGATGCATGCAGGAATAGATAGGGCCAAAGTCGTTGTTGCAACAATACCCGATGATATTCTTCGCGGGACAAGCAATCAAAAACTTGTGCAAACGGTCCGGAACATGAATAAGAGTGCGATTGTAATAGCCAACGCAGAAGAGCTTTCATCCGCTAAGGATGTCTATGCCTCCGGGGCTGATTATGTCTATATGGGTCGGATAAATACGGCCCGTTCACTGGAAGAGATCATTACAAGAACCATGGAAGGGTCCATCAAGGACTATCGTCAGGAGCAAGAGGAGCTATATGGCCCTCATCATGAACGATCAGAAATCCTCAAGTAG
- a CDS encoding FixH family protein has protein sequence MSGQVTSRKLTGRHVAFMLAGFFGLMFAVNGVFVYFALNSFSGVSVSDAYRRGLAYNQELQAKEKQNARGWQHMLEFVQLDDKNGIIRLKLLDLDKQPMANLTVSGTLGRPVIEESDKTVTFVFAEQFYTADLVDLEKGQWDVTIQILGGGYTEPYRLDKRIWVD, from the coding sequence ATGAGCGGGCAGGTGACAAGCAGGAAATTGACCGGACGGCATGTCGCTTTCATGCTTGCGGGTTTTTTCGGCTTGATGTTCGCCGTAAATGGGGTTTTTGTTTACTTTGCATTGAATAGTTTTTCGGGCGTAAGTGTGTCAGACGCCTATCGCCGAGGTCTCGCCTATAATCAGGAACTTCAGGCGAAAGAAAAGCAAAATGCACGGGGATGGCAACATATGCTGGAATTCGTGCAGTTGGACGATAAAAACGGTATTATCCGCTTGAAACTATTGGATCTGGATAAACAACCAATGGCGAACTTGACGGTATCCGGCACTCTCGGTCGCCCCGTCATCGAAGAATCAGACAAGACGGTTACATTTGTTTTTGCCGAACAGTTTTATACCGCTGATCTTGTCGATCTCGAGAAAGGTCAATGGGATGTGACCATTCAAATACTAGGGGGAGGTTATACGGAACCTTACCGGCTGGACAAAAGAATATGGGTAGATTAG
- a CDS encoding N-acetylmuramoyl-L-alanine amidase encodes MVEKTIWQPSPNFDDRGDGVPTDMLVLHYTGMETGAAALARLTEENSQVSAHYLVEEDGTVFQLVEEKNRAWHAGVSAWRGETNINARSIGIEIVNPGHEFGYRAFPDNQMASVADLSKDIVERHGIQPTHVVGHSDVAPARKEDPGELFAWEKLSEIGVGIWFGKGWRADLTRPSLHVGSEGDIVQRLREHLRGIGYGVAEIGLFDDELSVVIKAFQRHWRPNLIDGVADSETQSAVEEIFKRSGRLTPLAARLT; translated from the coding sequence GTGGTTGAAAAAACGATTTGGCAACCTTCTCCAAATTTTGACGATAGGGGCGACGGCGTGCCTACGGACATGCTTGTATTGCATTACACGGGCATGGAAACAGGGGCCGCGGCTCTTGCTAGATTGACAGAAGAAAATTCTCAGGTAAGCGCTCATTATCTTGTTGAAGAAGATGGAACGGTTTTTCAGCTCGTCGAAGAAAAAAACCGGGCCTGGCATGCGGGTGTTTCCGCGTGGCGAGGCGAAACCAATATAAATGCCCGATCAATCGGAATAGAAATTGTTAATCCGGGCCATGAATTTGGGTATAGAGCATTCCCTGATAATCAAATGGCAAGTGTCGCTGACTTGTCAAAAGACATTGTTGAGCGACATGGTATACAGCCAACGCATGTTGTCGGCCATTCGGATGTAGCGCCCGCTCGAAAAGAAGATCCAGGCGAATTATTTGCCTGGGAAAAATTGTCTGAAATTGGTGTCGGAATCTGGTTTGGGAAGGGGTGGAGGGCTGATTTAACCCGGCCCTCACTACATGTTGGTAGTGAAGGAGATATCGTTCAGAGATTGCGCGAACATCTTAGGGGAATAGGATATGGCGTCGCGGAAATCGGCTTATTCGATGACGAGCTATCGGTTGTCATCAAGGCTTTTCAACGTCATTGGCGTCCCAACTTGATTGACGGTGTCGCTGATAGTGAAACTCAATCAGCCGTGGAGGAAATTTTTAAGCGGTCTGGCCGCTTGACACCACTGGCGGCGCGGCTTACCTAA
- the ccoS gene encoding cbb3-type cytochrome oxidase assembly protein CcoS, which produces MNVLIYLIPVALFLGGLGLVAFLWSLKNGQYEDMEGAANRILIDEKDPDDPPAKT; this is translated from the coding sequence ATGAACGTCCTTATTTATTTAATTCCGGTGGCATTGTTTCTAGGAGGGCTCGGCCTGGTGGCTTTTCTATGGAGTTTAAAGAACGGCCAATATGAGGATATGGAAGGGGCGGCAAACCGGATCCTTATCGATGAGAAGGACCCGGACGACCCGCCAGCAAAAACTTGA
- a CDS encoding TerB family tellurite resistance protein, with amino-acid sequence MSLLLFVFNFIYGEIYIMAIWGKILGGAAGLLVGGPLGALVGGLAGHAVDKIRQAGEEPGGETGMHHVKQVAFTIAVIALGAKMAKADGVVTREEIDVFKRVFRIPANEEKNVGRVFNMARKDTAGYEEYAAQVERMFRDTPQMMEDLLHGLFSIAMADGVLHPDEDIYLQNVAGIFGFNEAAYARIKSYHAKDGESDPYQILGVSADISNDELKKVHRRLILENHPDKVMAQGLPQEFVDVANDKLAKINAAYDEVSKIRGL; translated from the coding sequence GTGAGCCTGCTACTGTTCGTCTTCAACTTCATCTATGGCGAAATTTACATCATGGCTATTTGGGGAAAAATTCTTGGCGGAGCAGCCGGACTGTTGGTCGGTGGGCCTTTGGGAGCCCTGGTAGGCGGCCTGGCCGGCCATGCTGTCGACAAAATACGTCAGGCTGGCGAAGAGCCTGGCGGCGAGACAGGCATGCATCATGTCAAGCAAGTTGCTTTCACCATTGCGGTTATTGCTCTGGGAGCAAAAATGGCGAAGGCCGATGGTGTTGTCACGAGAGAGGAAATTGATGTTTTTAAGCGGGTTTTCCGTATTCCAGCCAATGAGGAGAAGAATGTCGGCAGGGTCTTTAACATGGCCCGTAAAGATACAGCTGGGTATGAGGAATATGCAGCTCAGGTAGAGCGTATGTTCCGTGATACACCTCAAATGATGGAAGACTTGCTTCATGGATTGTTTTCCATTGCCATGGCAGATGGCGTCTTGCATCCGGATGAAGATATTTATTTGCAAAACGTTGCCGGGATATTTGGCTTTAACGAGGCGGCTTACGCTCGGATCAAAAGTTATCATGCCAAAGACGGTGAAAGTGATCCCTATCAAATACTGGGTGTATCGGCGGATATTTCCAACGATGAGCTTAAGAAAGTGCACCGACGATTAATTCTCGAAAATCATCCGGACAAAGTCATGGCGCAAGGATTGCCACAGGAATTTGTAGATGTTGCAAATGACAAGTTGGCGAAGATCAATGCAGCGTATGACGAAGTTTCTAAAATTCGAGGCTTGTAA